A window of Streptomyces sp. NBC_01224 genomic DNA:
TCGTGTCGGCCGTACCGGCGACGGCCCGTGGCGATGTGGGCGTGGTGACGTCCGCAGGGCGGCTGCTGCGGCTCGCGGTGATCGATCTGCCCCAGCTGCCGGACACCCATGCCGCGCCCAACCTTTCGGGCGGTGCGATGGTCTCGGAGTTCCTCACGCTGGAGAGCGACGAGGAGGTCATCTGCCTCACCACGCTCGACGAGGCCTCCCCCGGCCTGGCGATCGGCACTCTTCAGGGGGTCGTCAAGCGGGTGGTGCCGGACTACCCGGCCAACAAGGACGAGTTGGAGGTCATCACCCTCAAGGACGACGACCGGATCGTCGGCGCGGCCGAACTGCGTACGGGCGAGGAGGACCTGGTCTTCATCACGTCCGACGCGCAGTTGCTGCGCTACCCGGCGGCACAGGTGCGGCCGCAGGGCCGGCCCGCGGGAGGCATGGCGGGGATCAAACTCACGGCGGATGCCGAGGTGATCTCGTTCACGGCGGTGGATCCGGCGGCGGACGCCGTGGTGTTCACGGTGGCGGGCTCGCACGGCACGCTGGACGACTCGGTGCTGACGTCCAAGCTCACCCCGTTCGACCAGTATCCGCGCAAGGGCAGGGCCACTGGTGGGGTGCGCTGCCAGCGTTTCCTCAAGGGCGAGGACGTTCTGGTGTTCGGATGGGCGGGCGCAACGCCTGCCCGGGCCGCGCAGAAGAACGGCACGCCGACCGAGCTGCCGGAGCCCGACCCGCGGCGCGACGGTTCGGGGACGCCACTGGCCAAGCCGGTCGCGGTGATCGCGGGGCCGGTGTAGGCAGTCGGCCGACGACGGGTGGCCTGCCGCTACGCGTCGTCGTCGGGCCGTTGCACGTACCGCAGGACGCCCCACATGCTTCGTTCATGTGCGGCGTCCTGCGTCGTGTCAGGCGTCGGTGCGGCGCTCTCGCGGCAGTCGGCCAGCTCCTTGTGAAGCTGCTCCGGATCGATGCCTGAGCCGATCAGCACCAGCTGCGTAAGGCGCGGTTCGTCGCGGGTCCACGGCTGCGGGTCGAACCGCAGGAACCTGCCGACCGCGTGCAGGACGTACTTATTGCCGCGGTCGCCCACGCCGAAGTCGACGAACCCCTTGATCCGGTAGAGACCCTGCGGTCTGGAGTCGAGAAACTCCATCAATCGGCGGGGGTTCATGGGTACGTCCGCGGTGAAGGACACGCTCTGGTACGCCGCATGCAGATGGTGACCGTGACCGGCACCGGCCTCTTCCTCGGCCCGCTCCGCCAGGAGCAGATCCTCGAAAGTGAGCTGGCGCGCCTTCTCCTCACCGTCCGGCCGCAGCGCCGGATCGAAGAGCAGCTCGGGGTCGATGCGTCCGTACGTGGCGCAGATGACGGCGGCCGCGCTGCCACCCGCCGCTGCGTCGCCGACCGGGGCACCTGCCGCAGCGATGACGTCCCGGATACGGGCCTGTTCCTCGCTCCCGACCCGGTCGGTCTTGTTGAGCACGACAAGATCGGCGACAGCGAGATGGCGGTCGATCTCCGGATGGCGCTCCCGGCTGGCATCGAACTCTGCGGCATCGACGACCTCCACCAGTCCCCCGTACACGATGTGCGGATTGTCGCTGGCCAGGAGCATGCGCACGAGCTCCTGCGGCTCCGCCAGTCCGCTGGCCTCGATGACGATCACGTCGAGGCGGGCGGCGGGCCGGGTCAGCGTCTCCAGGAAGGTGTCGAGTTCGCTCACGTCGACCGCGCAGCACAGGCATCCGTTGCCCAGCGAGACCGTCGAGCCGACCTGCCCCGAGACCGTCATGGCGTCGATCTCGATGGAGCCGAAGTCGTTGACGATCACGCCGATCCGGTTTCCCGCACGGTTACGGAGGAGGTGGTTGAGCAGTGTCGTCTTGCCGGATCCCAGGAACCCCGCAAGGACGATGACCGGGATCTGCTGCTTGCGGGGCGGGGACGACGGGTTCAACGGGGACCTTCCTCGGGGACGTCAGGGCGCAGGGACCGGCTGCGGCGGGGGCGTACCGACGTATCGGGCCGCCGGGCGGATGATCTTCGAGTCCTCCGCCTGCTCCAGGATATTGGCGCTCCAGCCGACCACCCGCGCCGCACAGAACGTCGGCGTGAACATCTCTCGGGGCAGCCCGCACAGCTCCATGACGACTCCGGCGTAGAACTCCACGTTGGTGTGCAGCTCACGGCCCGGCTTGAGCTCGGCGAGGATCGCCTCGACCTGCCGTTCGACCTCGACGGCGAAGTCGACGAGCGGGCCGCCGAAGCCCTGGGCGATTCCGCGCAGCATGCGTGAGCGCGGGTCCTCGGTGCGGTACACGGGGTGACCGAAGCCCATGATCCGCTCACCCGCGAGCACCCGTTCGCGGATCCAGCCGTCGATGCGGTCGGGGGTGCCGATGGCGTCCAGGGTGTCGAGGGCGCGGCTGGGCGCTCCGCCGTGCAGCGGTCCGGAGAGCGCGCCGACGGCCGCCACCAGACAGGCCGCGACATCGGCGCCGGTGGAGGCGACGACGCGGCCGGTGAAGGTCGAGGCGTTGAAGCCGTGGTCGATGGTGGAGATCAGGTACTGCTCCACGGCCCTGACGCGTACGGCGTCCGG
This region includes:
- a CDS encoding CobW family GTP-binding protein, translated to MNPSSPPRKQQIPVIVLAGFLGSGKTTLLNHLLRNRAGNRIGVIVNDFGSIEIDAMTVSGQVGSTVSLGNGCLCCAVDVSELDTFLETLTRPAARLDVIVIEASGLAEPQELVRMLLASDNPHIVYGGLVEVVDAAEFDASRERHPEIDRHLAVADLVVLNKTDRVGSEEQARIRDVIAAAGAPVGDAAAGGSAAAVICATYGRIDPELLFDPALRPDGEEKARQLTFEDLLLAERAEEEAGAGHGHHLHAAYQSVSFTADVPMNPRRLMEFLDSRPQGLYRIKGFVDFGVGDRGNKYVLHAVGRFLRFDPQPWTRDEPRLTQLVLIGSGIDPEQLHKELADCRESAAPTPDTTQDAAHERSMWGVLRYVQRPDDDA
- a CDS encoding citrate synthase/methylcitrate synthase, with translation MPTMTSGTPLDVPRGLAGVVVTDTALGDVRGREGFYHYRQYSAIELAQTRSFEDVWYLMFEGTLPDAAAGAEFAARTAALRRLPAEVREALPAIARAGAVSGPLAGLRTALSLLGASAGFRPVYDIGAGRRRSDALAACAAVPTVLTALHRLGQGLEPVEPRDDLPYAANYLYMLTGSIPDAVRVRAVEQYLISTIDHGFNASTFTGRVVASTGADVAACLVAAVGALSGPLHGGAPSRALDTLDAIGTPDRIDGWIRERVLAGERIMGFGHPVYRTEDPRSRMLRGIAQGFGGPLVDFAVEVERQVEAILAELKPGRELHTNVEFYAGVVMELCGLPREMFTPTFCAARVVGWSANILEQAEDSKIIRPAARYVGTPPPQPVPAP